From a single Oreochromis niloticus isolate F11D_XX linkage group LG3, O_niloticus_UMD_NMBU, whole genome shotgun sequence genomic region:
- the LOC109198955 gene encoding programmed cell death 1 ligand 1, with translation MPGCTASLLSALTATLYCAVVGETKFTMSAEQEVYHAEENSNITMTWLFPFDTNRPIDFLQIELINVEKKTRVYFYNSKTGTYMYPDENYRGRLQCDPQLARKGRVECLLTDLRLNDTGTYHWIVVHNEEVSSKTCDLNVTAAAEKLKTETLKPESHQRIGLYLALALFVVVIFALSLNYLILTYCK, from the exons ATGCCAGGCTGCACAGCTTCTTTGCTCTCAGCATTAACAGCGACTCTCTACTGTGCTGTAGTCG GTGAGACTAAATTCACTATGAGTGCAGAACAGGAGGTCTATCATGCAGAAGAAAACAGTAACATCACAATGACATGGCTGTTCCCTTTCGACACCAACAGGCCTATTGACTTCCTACAAATAGAGCTAATAAATGTGGAAAAGAAGACACGGGTTTACTTCTATAACAGTAAGACTGGCACTTACATGTATCCAGATGAGAACTACAGAGGACGACTGCAGTGTGATCCACAGCTCGCCAGGAAAGGACGAGTTGAATGTCTCTTAACTGATCTCAGGCTCAACGACACGGGGACATATCACTGGATCGTTGTCCATAACGAAGAAGTTAGTTCCAAAACCTGTGACCTCAATGTTACAG ctgctgctgaaaaattgaagacagaaacactgaaaccaGAGAGCCATCAGAGGATCGGTCTTTATTTAGCTCTGGCTTTGTTTGTAGTGGTAATTTTTGCACTTTCCCTGAATTACTTGATTTTAACGTATTGTAAATAA